From a single Brassica napus cultivar Da-Ae chromosome C9, Da-Ae, whole genome shotgun sequence genomic region:
- the LOC111208557 gene encoding protein COBRA, producing the protein MWCAYSIAKLLFLTILLLVEASLGRYIPFKFPGGYVTIWWDIMNETRGSYSANVTIIDYLKNRDIDGPWALSWEWAEDEILLSTVGVIGTQLGNDSSVGDNKWPLNSNLPPHGEKVSKYCKGVVIPSWCIEADLPKSSSSFQITVGRVGIEYYPPAYVDFTTTRSNFMCFSMMPFTKRRGYLKTWRAECGLLGFHKIDNKKDL; encoded by the exons ATGTGGTGTGCATACTCAATAGCAAAACTGCTCTTTCTGACTATCTTGCTTTTGGTGGAGGCTTCATTGGGTCGATATATTCCAT TTAAATTTCCAGGAGGGTATGTGACGATATGGTGGGACATCATGAATGAAACTCGTGGTAGCTACTCAGCTAATGTCACAATCATCGACTACTTGAAGAATCGCGACATTGACGGGCCATGGGCACTAAGCTGGGAATGGGCCGAAGACGAAATTCTATTGAGCACTGTGGGTGTTATTGGTACACAACTTGGGAATGACTCATCAGTAGGTGACAATAAGTGGCCTTTGAATAGTAATTTGCCACCACACGGGGAGAAAGTATCAAAATATTGCAAGGGCGTTGTGATTCCCTCGTGGTGTATAGAAGCCGACCTTCCGAAAAGCTCTTCTTCATTCCAAATTACTGTTGGCCGAGTTGGTATTGAATATTATCCGCCAGCATATGTCGACTTTACTACAACAAGATCAAATTTCATGTGTTTTTCAATGATGCCATTTACTAAGAGACGGGGTTACTTGA AAACGTGGAGGGCGGAGTGCGGTCTCTTAGGGTTCCACAAGATTGATAACAAAAAAGATTTATGA
- the LOC106406694 gene encoding aspartyl protease UND, which translates to MSSRPTPRKALSLGGHNRKIIHVFLKKFPPAIFARVNIGDPPVEVWLHIDTGSDLTWVTYDSRVGYDPLDSSTFSYRSCDGLSKSPSVTPSRIRGQCDYVQRLADDAVYAGTLGNETFTFETGDGGIGMLKNVLFGVGKTVEGMATGMGTLGLSLGELSIIKSIGTKFSICVGNFNYINQGKHFLALGDDAVLVGRKILLDTKGNTYRIKLSSITIEGETLGIENVLSKTKSILDTGTSTISLVQEVYHVVTEKIKKIMSDAGYEESDMYKEHKVICYKGMIPEQKKLQVSLKFGKVSLDMETTTLFIQLKSIAEKVFCLSVNESPIEENLIGIPIFQNHNIGFDTVNNKLYIKPGECTKLYDSFKDELGHPDP; encoded by the coding sequence ATGTCTAGTAGGCCCACTCCAAGAAAAGCGTTAAGCTTAGGAGGACATAACAGGAAGATAATACACGTATTTCTTAAAAAGTTTCCACCAGCAATTTTTGCTCGTGTGAATATCGGAGACCCACCGGTCGAAGTTTGGCTCCATATAGACACAGGCAGCGACTTGACTTGGGTAACTTACGATTCCCGTGTCGGTTACGATCCACTAGATTCTTCAACCTTCAGCTATAGAAGCTGTGATGGACTATCCAAATCCCCTTCTGTGACTCCAAGTAGAATAAGGGGACAGTGCGATTACGTCCAACGACTTGCGGACGATGCAGTATATGCAGGTACTCTTGGAAACGAAACATTTACTTTTGAGACGGGAGATGGGGGAATAGGCATGTTAAAAAATGTCTTGTTTGGAGTTGGAAAAACAGTCGAGGGGATGGCAACTGGAATGGGCACCTTAGGGTTAAGTTTGGGAGAGCTATCCATAATCAAATCAATTGGTACAAAATTCTCAATATGTGTAGGAaactttaattatattaatcaagGGAAACATTTTCTCGCTTTAGGAGATGATGCGGTGCTTGTTGGGAGGAAGATATTGTTAGATACAAAAGGTAACACATATAGAATCAAACTGAGTTCAATAACCATAGAAGGAGAAACTCTGGGTATAGAAAACGTTTTGTCTAAAACCAAGTCAATATTGGACACTGGAACTTCTACCATAAGTTTGGTACAAGAAGTATATCATGTtgttaccgaaaaaatcaagaaaataatgagCGATGCGGGGTATGAAGAGTCAGACATGTATAAGGAGCACAAGGTCATATGTTACAAGGGGATGATACCAGAACAAAAGAAACTACAAGTTAGCCTGAAATTTGGGAAGGTATCATTGGATATGGAGACAACCACTCTGTTCATCCAACTCAAATCCATAGCTGAAAAAGTCTTTTGCCTATCTGTGAACGAGTCACCTATAGAAGAAAATCTAATCGGGATACCGATATTCCAAAATCACAACATAGGTTTTGATACTGTAAACAACAAGCTTTACATCAAACCAGGTGAATGTACAAAATTATATGATAGCTTTAAAGATGAGTTGGGTCATCCTGATCCAtga
- the LOC106406702 gene encoding aspartyl protease UND-like, translated as MPCMSFKQTEYTVSLKPSSFIKMKIHLVILLVLSIYATPTLAKPARPFILKLVRHKAEKNSKLYKTKESDATISHLTPNREPPVFLAKLSIGEPPVPQLLHVDTGSSFTWVKCGGCITCQTQFPGYNPTASSTYSSVSCDDSSYESSPALSPVKRTGECHYREMYFDGSESRGTLAKETILFDTEDDGIESVSNVEFGCAHDIIDGFNVGTGLLGLAYGKFSILKQFSNKFSLCFETFSDDPSSGHSFLALGDGARTTGQSTSLFMRYGHYHVDIERISIDGRTINIPNQLTPIGNTIIDTGTSMLNLAGESYSEFKTHIDSLLDGHLNNFMDGHLVCYNGTIQHELPQLPTITLTFYKGASLELDPTSLFHQLGDEYFCLSVMMSPKIDLSIIGTNALQSYNIGFDLDNETIYFDKISCDYLD; from the coding sequence ATCTATGCCACACCAACACTTGCTAAACCCGCTCGACCATTTATCTTAAAACTTGTTCGGCACAAAGCCGAGAAGAATTCAAAGCTATACAAAACTAAAGAGAGCGATGCAACAATCTCCCACCTCACTCCTAACCGTGAACCACCGGTTTTTCTAGCAAAGTTATCAATTGGTGAGCCACCAGTTCCACAACTACTGCATGTGGACACTGGTAGTAGTTTCACATGGGTCAAATGTGGGGGATGCATCACATGTCAAACTCAATTTCCGGGGTATAATCCAACGGCATCATCAACGTACAGTAGCGTGAGTTGTGACGACTCTTCTTATGAGTCATCTCCAGCGTTGTCCCCCGTCAAAAGAACCGGAGAATGTCATTACCGAGAGATGTACTTTGACGGCTCAGAAAGTAGGGGTACGTTAGCCAAAGAGACTATACTGTTTGACACGGAGGACGATGGGATTGAATCTGTGTCAAATGTTGAATTTGGATGTGCGCATGACATCATTGATGGGTTTAATGTTGGAACTGGTCTACTCGGGCTAGCATATGGAAAGTTCtcgattttaaaacaatttagcAACAAATTTTCTCTATGTTTTGAGACATTTAGTGACGACCCGAGTTCCGGTCACAGCTTTCTAGCATTAGGAGATGGAGCAAGGACCACAGGACAATCAACGTCATTATTTATGAGGTATGGTCATTACCATGTGGACATAGAGAGAATCAGTATCGATGGAAGAACTATAAATATTCCAAACCAGTTGACACCGATAGGAAACACAATCATCGACACTGGGACTAGTATGCTAAATTTGGCTGGAGAATCGTACAGTGAGTTTAAGACTCATATAGACAGCCTTCTTGACGGACACCTAAACAACTTTATGGATGGTCATTTGGTATGTTACAATGGGACCATTCAACATGAGCTGCCTCAATTGCCTACCATTACATTGACCTTCTACAAGGGGGCCTCTTTAGAGTTAGACCCAACCAGTCTATTTCACCAACTTGGGGATGAATATTTCTGCTTATCTGTGATGATGAGCCCTAAAATTGATCTCAGCATTATTGGGACAAATGCGCTTCAGAGTTATAACATCGGGTTTGATCTTGACAATGAAACCATTTACTTTGACAAAATCTCGTGCGATTACCTTGACTAG